One window of Diabrotica undecimpunctata isolate CICGRU chromosome 8, icDiaUnde3, whole genome shotgun sequence genomic DNA carries:
- the LOC140447883 gene encoding uncharacterized protein, whose protein sequence is MGFGKKILVPLVLIEMSLLVTSRIIYDHHQEDNHEGQQVQYTNYYGQEESATTAHFHQPVQLPEEQSHGLHKEEHIDYYAPAKYSFKYGVNDYHTGDIKSQHESRDGDTVKGQYTLVEPDGSIRTVDYTADKHSGFNAVVRKSGPTKHIEGRHLEHQPVEEQHVPQHHLEEDHGLSQYHQLEQQQALEEDVDEGHLEGEDGSQYQEEEHH, encoded by the exons AAAATTCTAGTCCCTCTAGTCCTTATAGAAATGTCCCTATTGGTTACATCCAGAATAATATATGACCATCACCAAGAAGATAATCACGAAGGGCAACAAGTTCAATACACCAATTATTATGGTCAGGAAGAGTCTGCCACAACAGCACATTTTCACCAACCCGTCCAACTTCCCGAAGAACAAAGTCACGGTTTGCACAAAGAGGAACACATCGATTATTAT gcACCGGCCAAGTATTCCTTCAAGTATGGAGTCAACGACTACCACACTGGTGATATCAAGAGCCAACACGAATCCAGAGACGGAGATACCGTCAAAGGCCAATACACTCTTGTAGAACCCGATGGATCTATCAGAACTGTGGACTACACAGCTGACAAACACAGTGGATTCAACGCAGTTGTCCGCAAATCAGGTCCCACAAAACACATAGAAGGAAGGCATCTGGAACACCAACCCGTTGAAGAGCAACATGTACCTCAGCATCATCTGGAAGAAGATCATGGTTTATCGCAGTATCACCAACTGGAACAGCAACAAGCGTTGGAAGAAGATGTCGATGAAGGACATCTGGAAGGTGAAGATGGTAGTCAATACCAAGAAGAAGAGCATCATTAg